In one window of Hyla sarda isolate aHylSar1 chromosome 1, aHylSar1.hap1, whole genome shotgun sequence DNA:
- the SDR39U1 gene encoding epimerase family protein SDR39U1 → MRVLIGGGSGFIGQSLSQLLKSRGHQVTIISRQPGQQKITWADVSKKGLPPCDAVVNLAGENVLNPLKRWTEEFKQTVIASRIETTRTITQAISQSQNPPHTWVVVTGVGYYPPSQTQQYSEDSPGGNADFLSRLVRDWEKAAELSSTKDKPLTKLVKVRTGVVLGRNGGALPTMLWPFRLCLGGVLGSGKQPFPWIHIEDLCRLLCHTIEQEENVAGILNAVSPSSVTDTNTDFTGALSRALGRPAFLFTPGFAVQWLFGSDRAPMLLEGQRVVPQRTLQSGFSFQYPDLDSALAQLLR, encoded by the exons ATGAGGGTTCTTATCG GAGGCGGCAGCGGGTTCATTGGCCAGTCATTATCACAGTTACTGAAAAGCAGAGGTCACCAAGTCACTATCATTTCCCGACAGCCGGGACAGCAGAAGATCACATGG gcAGATGTCTCCAAAAAGGGTTTGCCACCATGCGATGCAGTTGTGAACCTTGCAGGAGAGAATGTACTTAACCCACTTAAGAG GTGGACTGAGGAGTTCAAACAGACGGTTATTGCCAGCAGGATTGAGACTACACGCACTATTACTCAAGCGATTAGCCAGTCTCAAAACCCTCCACACACTTGGGTGGTAGTCACTGGAGTAG GATATTATCCACCCAGTCAGACCCAGCAGTATTCTGAAGATAGCCCTGGTGGCAATGCAGACTTTTTGTCCCGCCTTGTGAGAGATTGGGAGAAGGCAGCTGAGCTGTCTAGTACTAAGGACAAGCCTCTTACCAAGCTGGTAAAAGTGCGAACCG GTGTTGTTTTGGGCCGAAATGGTGGTGCCCTTCCTACAATGCTGTGGCCCTTCCGGTTGTGTCTTGGGGGTGTACTTGGTTCTGGAAAGCAGCCGTTTCCTTGGATTCACATTGAAGACCTCTGTAGACTCTTATGTCACACAATTGAGCAGGAAGAAAATGTTGCTGGTATCCTGAATGCAGTGTCACCCTCTTCAGTTACAGATACCAATACTGACTTCACAGGTGCCCTAAGTAGAGCCCTGGGACGCCCTGCTTTCCTATTCACTCCAGGCTTTGCTGTCCAATGGCTGTTTGGGAGTGATAGAGCTCCAATGCTACTTGAGGGTCAGAGAGTAGTCCCGCAAAGGACCCTGCAAAGTGGATTCTCCTTTCAGTATCCAGACCTTGACTCTGCACTTGCTCAACTTTTGAGATAA